The Rosa rugosa chromosome 1, drRosRugo1.1, whole genome shotgun sequence genomic sequence ACCAcactcaccaactcactacacagcggaagtctacaagtataagcgcccttctacacccacgtgacggaaagtccacatctgcttcgataacgatcactcgatattctaacctgcacaataaccctacaccatagaaatagtgcaccgggattgcaaaccacaaacccggtaagcttttaagcccgtatgagtaaactccaataaagtgactcacgtcacgcatgcttataattccTCAATTTGTGAGACAATTAAAGCATTaacatttaattccacaaaacatGCTTTCACTATCTCAGTCTAACAAAatcaatatgcaattatcacaacaaaaacgtCGAGTTCATATCaatcaatatcatgctcaataatttcaaccaaactaaaacccacatgctctgtctctcaattcatttgATATCTTTTCCCACAAACTCCAATTACACAATAAACTACAAATATGTTAAACACTctacgtccccacaatctatcagaTCACCAATCATTTGCCTCAACAGAACAACCACAAAATCACACTCACTCCCCTCAACATAAAGCGTTTGCCAAAATCATGACATCTCAACTCATTTCACGATCGCTAcggatcacaacccacaaccgtacacacaataagaattaaacaaaatcagtaatccctgcataggacttagttcaggagatcacattaaacaaacaaaagaaatcatagtaatccctgcatagaaacttagttcaggagatcacattaaacaaacaaaagaaatcatagtaatccttgcatatagtttagttcaggagattacattaaaatcaaacaaatgaaatgaaaaagaaagtagATAAAGAAATCAcacaataaaaatgaaaaagaaatatatataaataaatcaaccAACTCACGCGAAAATCAAGAATTCACCCTTCAACTCCGCATACACAATCTCACAAAATAACGCGTTTCAATTGTAGCCCGTCACTGCCTAGGGTTATGGCATCCAATATAAACAcctcaatcgtagcccgtcatcCACCCATGATTATGGCGTTTGACTCACTTActcaatcgtagcccgtcatcCACCAAGGATTTTGGCATCCGATCCCATACCCTCACACTAGTCACCACACAGGTATTCACACAGATCACAGCACATGTACTCACACATATCGTCACATAATATTGTTTCCTCGTCTCCCACAATCTCAACAAATagcaaaaccaattccaaataATATGTTCTCGTCTCCAAGCCATCATCAAAATCGAATCCCACATGCTTAATAATTTCCCCAAATCATGAATCAATCAAGTCATACAAATCGACACCACAATCAATAATGATTCAAGTCTCTCATGGACAATAAATGAAAGGATcacactttactcaattactcttcatCAACGTCAACTCAACAATATATGATAATTTATATCTTCAAGAGAAATGCTCGGAATGataaatcaatcaatcaaatcaaTACTTCACCCAATGCCATatcatccaatatatatattccacgtaaatatatatatacgtagtcacccccACATGAatgactactaataccaactatagttcacacgtaGTAAacaccgagaaattcatttttatatacttaaaaaaaaaactaattttcttaaaataatttttcaaaCATAACAATTAAATGTAATTAATGAaattccgttcgtaaatgaaccatgtgagatttactcaccccCATATCTTgttgcgtcttcacacaaaaccaAGATAAGCACCAAATCGTCCAAACTCCACTCACACAATTTTGTCAAttacctaatcacatcaaggtcacactcaatacaacacaaagcacacaattcacaaaacacaattatacgacgatccaatagtcggatcctcatccgagaccatccaacgtcttcgaaacacttctacgatcactatatcaaaactacaagtcgatcggacagccgaatcctcacggatagaaaaccgatcgaaccgaaaaccctaaaacttggaaaattcataacatgctcatacgatttccaaaaattacaaactatatatcgaaatgctcgtatcaacgagtagatcgcactgaggagTAGAAACTGccccaaaggtggccggaagccgccggaaaccaccaccacagtggcggcaccgccaccaaaccaaagtcaaaatttgacaaaacttcaaacatcaaagttcttcatctcaactccaatttaagctttcataactacaccataatcagattatgagccaaaaagtagaattttacctcgcaagccGAAGGATTCgaaaaaccctagtttcaaaaacTCCAAAAGTCGATCACCAcagatcaaatcgctgcaagccttcttgggtgtagcttctacttcctctgggctagaaaagcctcaaagaactcgagctatagtggccggagctgggagaaccaaagccggcgatttgcagctccaccgtgcaacttctcggccttgtagcgtcgtctagggtgcttcccacgacgaatcaccaccacagacgtgtagaggggactgaggagagcaggattccctttggaatcgaagcaaaaggtggccggaggaggaagaaatcggccggcgaTGGTGAGAAGGCGAAACTGGGGTAGGGGGAGAAAGTTTCCCTTTTCGGAAATTTTCgggtttctgaaaatttttgggatttttgctatttaaccaaaatggaaactttttccgaatgtcataacttcttcatacgaactccgatttccgcattccatatgtccacgaactcgtattgatgcgctctacaactttcgtgaaggaagttctcacagaatctaaacgtataaaaagtcaatcctTCAATCAAAGCATTCCAACGAATAATTGTTCGAAATACTttccgctccaccctcgaaccacgaaatcgtacaaacgaacactttattaatcccaggaaacatttaagaattaataacaaatttccgaggtcttacaacCATAATGTGAAAAATCATCTATAAAGGTGATGAAATATTTTTCTCCACTAAAAGATGGAACATCAAAAGGTCCACAAATGTCTGTGTGAATAATTTCAAGAAGCTTAATTAAAACTTCTTGTGGCACCTTTCTTTGTGTGTTTGGTTTGCTTTCCCTTAACACAATCCACACAAACACCGGGAAGAACCTCATTCTTTACCAATCTCTCCATTCTTTCTCTGGATATATGACCCAGCCTTTTGTGCCACAAGAAAGAGGAAGATTCATCTGTGAAGCTACGTTTAGTTCTAACCTTAGGATGCAGGGTTAAAAGTGTTTTAGCAAAAGGACCATCAAGCTTAATTTTATACAACCTATCAATCAAAATACCAGAACTAACAAAAGATTTATTCTTAAACAAACTCAAACTTTTATTACCAATATTGAAAGTAAAACCATCAAGATCAAGTTTGGAAACAGAAATTAAATTCTGAGAACAAGTCGGAACATAAAGAGTTTGAAACAAATCCAAATAATGGCCGGTATCTAAAATCAAACGAAAAGTTCCAATGCCTCGACTGTTGCTTTCACCTGATTCCCCATATTGATAAAATTTTCATTTGGATTTAGGCTTTGGGATGTAAGAAATCCCTGCATCAAATTAGAAACATGAACAGTAGCTCCTGAGTCAGCCCACTAAGTATTATGAGGAACTTCAGCTAAATTTGATTCGAATAATACATAAGCCAAAGGCTTACCTTTCTTTTCGAACCATACCCTATATTTTGGGCAATCATACTGATAATGTCCATCCTTTCTTCAAAAATGACATTTGTCCTTCAATCCCTTATTAGGACATTGTTCATTGTTCTTTGGTGGTCCTTTCTTAGCACCCTTTCCAGGTTTTCTTCTAAATTTTCTTTCAGCTCCATGACCTACAAGATGAATAGTATTTTGTTCTTGTTGCTTAAGCCTTCATTCCTCTTGAACAAGCATATTGGACAATTCATTAACATTCCACTTATCCTTAATAGTGTTATAGTTAATCTGAAATGCCCCATACTGAGGAGGCAAGGAGTTCAAAATAAATTGAACAAGAAAGAACTCATCCACATTCATTCCCAAGGTCTTCAACTTTGCTGCCAGATTAGTCATTTCAAGAACATGCACATGCATGCTTCTCCTATCATCAAATTTCTTGGTGGTAAGTTCAACCATTAATGTCCCTGTAAGAGACTTGTTAGCACTCTTGAAATGATCCTCAATGTTCTTCAAGAATTCCATAGCAATTTCAACTTTTGAAAGTGTAGtatttatgttgtttgctaTAGTCATTCGCATCAGCATAATGCTCAATGTATTCGACTTTTCCCAGGCCTTATGAAAAGTCTTTTCTTCATCTGTGCTTTAATAAGTTAGAGCAGCAGGTTTCTCAGTTTGGAGTGCCAAATCCAGATCCAGAACACCTAAGTGAAATTGAACTTGTTCACACCATTCCGAGAAATTCAGTCCATTGAGCACTGAAATAGAGGAAGCATGTGAATGAAGCAAAACATGAGTTGCAACACAATAATACAAGGGCTCACAACATTAATTATTTGAGTCACTAAACACGTATAAATAGTAAACATATTAACATAATACTCATTTGGGTGGTTATCATGTAGATATTTAACTAAAATGATGCATTTATCGTCATTTCAACAATGAGTATATTCCTAATCAGACAAGCTTGTAATCTTTGGATCTCCAAAACTAATCTAAcaggatatatatataaaaaaactcCATTCTATTCATTAATCATATGAATGGTTAATCTACCTTTGGCTGATTTTTAAATTCTTATGACTAATGAAAAACAATATGCTTATGAGTAAACCTTAAAACTTTACaaggcaatttttttttcatttcatatgCATCAATATCATAAGCAATTGATAATCATCTAATTTGATATTTATGAGACCTTACTGGTTTAGCCACTTTGGTGACGAACAAACTGCCATGCTATGAATTCAAAAGTTAGATGAAATAAACAATCAAAATTGACATTCATAAAACTAGCAAAACCAAACGGCTCGCGTTATGCCATTATTTCATTTATGCTTATAGTACCATATTCAT encodes the following:
- the LOC133726584 gene encoding uncharacterized protein LOC133726584; amino-acid sequence: MTIANNINTTLSKVEIAMEFLKNIEDHFKSANKSLTGTLMVELTTKKFDDRRSMHVHVLEMTNLAAKLKTLGMNVDEFFLVQFILNSLPPQYGAFQINYNTIKDKWNVNELSNMLVQEE